One Astatotilapia calliptera chromosome 1, fAstCal1.2, whole genome shotgun sequence DNA segment encodes these proteins:
- the cyp2r1 gene encoding vitamin D 25-hydroxylase, whose product MISIKSPSLTPVTCAQALLGVGCLAFALLAFMLVRQLVKQRRPPGFPPGPSPIPVIGNIFSLATEPHVFLKKQSEVHGQIFSLDLGGILTVVLNGYDCVRECLYHQGEVFADRPSLPLFKKMTKMGGLLNCKYGKGWNEHRKLACSSFRYFGSGQKLFEKKISEECMFFVDAIDEHKGKPFNPKHLVTNAVSNITNLIIFGQRFTYDDRNFQHMIEIFSENVELAVSGWALLYNAFPYIEYVPFGKHQKLFRNAAEVYNFLQEVINGFSQGRVPHAPRHYVDAYLDELEQNAGIQGSSFSYENLIYSVGELIIAGTETTTNTLRWAMLYMALYPNIQERVHKEIDSVLSNGRAPTLEDKQRMPYIEAVLHEILRFCNIVPLGIFRATSQDAKVNGYTIPKGTMVITNLYSVHFDEKYWNDPGVFSPERFLDSSGNFVRREAFLPFSLGRRGCLGEQLARMEMFLFFTTLLQRFHLQFPPGTVPTVTPKLGMTLQPKTYYICAIRRQQKVPCSGYTPFYK is encoded by the exons atgatttcaATAAAATCGCCGTCTCTGACGCCGGTGACCTGCGCGCAGGCTCTGCTCGGTGTGGGCTGTTTGGCTTTCGCCCTCCTCGCGTTCATGCTGGTTCGCCAGCTCGTCAAGCAGAGAAGACCTCCTGGTTTTCCTCCCGGTCCATCTCCCATCCCTGTGATaggcaacattttttctttagccACTGAGCCGCACGTCTTTCTCAAGAAGCAGAGTGAAGTTCATGGACAG ATTTTCAGCCTTGACCTGGGAGGCATCTTGACTGTGGTGTTAAATGGATACGACTGTGTCAGAGAGTGCCTTTACCATCAGGGTGAGGTGTTTGCTGATCGGCCATCACTACCTTTGTTCAAGAAAATGACCAAAATGGGCG GGCTTCTTAATTGCAAATATGGCAAAGGCTGGAACGAACACCGCAAACTGGCATGCAGCTCTTTTCGTTACTTCGGCAGCGGCCAGAAACTCTTTGAGAAGAAGATCTCGGAGGAGTGCATGTTTTTTGTTGATGCCATCGATGAACACAAGGGAAAGCCCTTCAACCCCAAACATCTTGTGACCAACGCAGTGTCCAACATCACCAATCTGATCATTTTTGGCCAGCGTTTTACCTACGATGATCGCAACTTCCAGCACATGATTGAGATATTCAGTGAGAATGTGGAACTAGCAGTGAGTGGCTGGGCCCTCCTCTATAATGCCTTCCCTTACATTGAGTATGTGCCCTTTGGGAAACACCAGAAGCTCTTCCGCAATGCTGCTGAGGTTTACAACTTTCTACAGGAGGTTATAAACGGTTTCTCACAGGGCAGAGTGCCCCATGCACCACGCCATTATGTTGATGCCTACTTGGATGAGTTGGAGCAGAATGCAGGCATTCAGGGGTCTTCCTTTTCTTATGAGAATCTCATCTATTCAGTGGGTGAGCTCATTATTGCTGGTACAGAGACTACAACTAACACTCTGCGCTGGGCCATGCTCTACATGGCTCTGTATCCCAACATACAAG AGAGGGTGCACAAGGAGATCGACAGCGTGCTGTCCAATGGGAGGGCGCCCACTTTGGAGGACAAACAGAGGATGCCATACATAGAGGCTGTGCTGCATGAGATTCTACGCTTCTGCAATATTGTACCACTTGGGATTTTCCGTGCCACGTCCCAAGATGCAAAAGTCAATGGGTACACAATCCCCAAAGGGACCATGGTGATCACAAACCTCTACTCGGTGCACTTCGATGAGAAGTACTGGAACGATCCTGGTGTTTTCTCACCGGAGAGGTTTCTGGACAGCAGCGGCAATTTTGTGAGGCGCGAGGCTTTCCTTCCATTCTCCTTGG ggagGCGTGGGTGCCTGGGTGAACAGCTGGCTAGAATGGAGATGTTCCTCTTTTTCACAACTTTGTTGCAGAGGTTTCATCTTCAGTTCCCTCCAGGAACTGTCCCAACTGTCACTCCCAAGCTGGGCATGACCTTACAGCCCAAAACTTACTACATCTGTGCGATCCGCAGGCAGCAGAAAGTTCCCTGCTCTGGATACACTCCTTTTTACAAGTAG